Genomic DNA from ANME-2 cluster archaeon:
TTCAATGACCGAACGCCGCTTTACGAGGTTGAAATTCTGAAAGATCATGCCGGTCTGTTGTCGTATTTTCTTGATACTGCTGCTGTAGCTGCTGGTAATATACAGTGGACCGCCGTTACCGTTGAGTATTATTTCACCGCCGTCCGGTACTGTCAGGCCGTTCAGGCACCGTAGAAGGATCGTTTTTCCGGTGCCGCTAAGACCGAGTATCGCCACGAACTCGCTCCTTTCGACACTAAAATTTATATCCCGCAGCAGTTGCTTGCCGTCAGGAAGTTTTTTTGAGAGATGCGTTACCGTTAACATTCCATCCCTCTTTAGATATACCCGAGCGACCTGCCTATCCCGCGTACATATTCATAGGTACTGTCGTCGATTGCCACATACATTTCGTTTTTTTCCCATTTACTTTCGAACGTCTTCATGGCTTCGGGATCCTTCACTGGCATATCAATGAATGCCTGCTGGATCTTCTTCTTGAGTTCCGGGTCAAGATCGTTTCGTACTGCCACTGGTGATTTCGGGATCGGATCAGATTTCCATATCACGATAACTTCATCCGGAGTTATCGCACCGCTGTCGATCAGCCGGTTGTATCCGATGTCATACATTGCACCTGCATCTACATTTTTTGATTTCACAGCAAGCCCTGATGCATCATGTCCGCCGGCAAACATGCACGCCTTGAAATCCGTATCAGGGTCGATCCCGACAGAGAGAAGATATCCTCTTGGGATCAGGTTGCCTGATGTTGATGCAGGATCAACGAACGAGAATGTGATATCACTGGTATTATTTTTCAGGTCATCAATACTGTTTATTCCGGAATCCGGATGCGTGATTATGCAGCTCTGGTATGTTGCCACCTCACCGGTCTTGGTACCGCCTGTCACGATCGCCTCTGCACCTGCCTGTTCTGCAGCCAGGACATACGAAAATGGTCCGAAAAATGCGACATCGATCTTGTCTGAGCGCATCGCCTCGATCACTGAGGAGTAATCAGTTGCGATGAAGGTCTCGACTTCCATTCCAAGTTCTGTTTCCAGATACGTGCTCACCGGTTCGAACTTTTTCAGCATATCAAGCTGATCCTCAGTCGGGATGAGCCCGATACGCAATATTGATCCTTCGGATGTTTTCGTTTCCGGATCTAAACATCCTGAAGACAATACACAAAATACGATTAGCACAGCAAGCACTGTGCCGATTCCAAACTGTCTCAAAAGATTTCTGTTCATTTCATTCCTCAAATTATATTTCCTGTTTTATTATTTTCAATAATTGAATCAACGATCAACTTCCGCTCCCCTGCAGGAATCACCTGGTAGATACGAATGCACCTTCCGGTATCCCCGGCATTTTCAATCTCGATGAGGTTGTAGCACTGGGTCGTTCGTGCCTTGATCTTGTTCGAACAGGCTGTTCCTGCATTCACAACAAACATGTCATTCAGTTTCCAGACCCAGGGTACGTGCCTGTGCCCGCACAGTACAATATCCACACCGCACCTGTCGAGCAGTTCAAGCACATCCCCCGAATCCACAGGTATCTCTTCTTCCCGCCCTGTCATTGGTACAGGGATCAGGTGGTGGTGGAGTGCTAAAATCCTGAGATAAGTTGAGTTGAAGTCAGAATTAGAATTAAATCTCTTGGCGATCCAGCCATACATCTCCCGACCGATATGCCCGTCATCAATGTCTGGCTGGGATGAATCCACTCCCACGACAGTGACCCCATCAAGAGAACAGCATGGAGACCGTGTTCTAAAAATATCTTCGAACAGCAGGTAACCGACATTCCTGGAGTCGTGGTTTCCCGGAACGACTACCTTATTTCTGCAATCGATCCGGTCGATCCACTCTTTTGCCTCCATGTACTCCTGAAAAGAGCCGTTCTGGGTCAGATCCCCTGTTATCACCAGGATATCAGGCGATATCTCATTGACGCCCTGCACCACAGATTCTGCAACATCACTGAGAAAATGGGCACTGCTTATATGAAGGTCTGAAAGATGCACGATCCGTGTCATTTTATACTCCATGAGCGTCGTAAGCCAGGGATCAGTTCACAGGTATGAAATGCACATCTTCCACTATCCTTTGCCCTTCATCTCCAAGCACAAAGTCAAGAAATGCCTTTTCACTACTGTCCGGATTACCGTTACTGATCATCCAGAGTGTGCGTGAGATCGCATAGCTGCCGTCCACAACGCTTTCGACAGTGGGCTCAATTCCATCGAGCCTGAGTGCACTGACATCTGAGTTGACGTATCCGAGCGAGATAAATCCGATAGCCTGAGCACTTCCGGCAACAGTTGCCCGCGTCTTGCCATTCGAGTCCTGGATGATACCATGGTCTGTGATCTCAGCTTTAATAGGTTTAATAACTGCCTGCTCAAAGCAGTCCCGTGTCCCTGACCCTTCCTCACGTGTGACCACCATGATCCCGGAATCTGTCCCTCCTACTTCCTTCCAGTTTGTGATCGTACCTGTGTAGATACCCTGCAGCTGCTCCATTGTGAGATCAGTAACAAGGTTGGACGGGTGCACTATGACCGCAACGCCGTCCTTTGCAACGCCATGCGCAACCAGATCAGGATGTGAATCTATTTCACTTGATTTCAAGTCGCGGGATGCGGTCCCGATATCCACGGTTCCATCTGCTACAGCTTTTACTCCGTGTGATGAGCCGCCACCTGATACAAATATCCGGCTGCCAGGGTGCTTTTCCATAAAGGCGCGTGCACATTCCTCGGCAACTGGCAGAACTGTTGTCGAGCCTGCAATCTGCAGTTTTACATCTGCGAGTGTGTTATCTGTATGTGTGTCATCTGTTCCGACAGTTTTATTCGTATTGTCGGTACAACCTGATACGAGCAGTGACATCGAGATCACTGCAAGCATTAATAGTAATTTATTTTTTTGTACAAAAGATTTTATTAACATAATTTTTTTCATGTCAACTATCACCGACTATGAATAAACAGAACAATATATATAAATTATCCACATAAATATATAGAATGTATATATCATATATAGTTAATAAATATAATAAATAGTCTTAAGTGGTAAATCATATTTACACAATAAAACGGTCAGACATAATTGAAGGGAACCTGCACATAGTTCCCGCAGTGCGGACTAGTGTCGAGTCAACCATACAATATCGCTAGATATATGATCTGACACTGTTACATTTTTCAGTTATTTTTAAGACGCAGATTTACACAGATTAACGCCGATTTAAGGTTGCATCTGCGTAAATCAGCGTAAATCTGCGTCTATTGAGATTATCGAAATAATTTGATTTAAAAATTGTGCCACATGACCTATGCCCTTTACAATCTGACACTTGAAAGTTGACACAACACTAGTGTCGAGTCAACTCTATAATGTATCTAAATATGCTATCAATACACCTTATTATCAGACACTTTGATGTTGACGCGACACTAGTTGTTAACGATCCACTCTGACCCTGACCGCACAGTTCTCAGAGGTACGCAGAAAAAGCTAAAAATGCTCTGCGTAATCTGCATCCTGGCGGTTCAAAGTCCAAACAAATCCACAAAGTTGGCTGCCACCTGCCGCCCGACGGGCTGCGGTGGCAGTCATATATATATATATTAATTTCTGCCGGCAGCTAACCGACATAACATCCACTTCGCACCCCCTAACAGTTGGATAGACATGCATTGATGAGGCACCACGAAAAAGCCTGCCAGCCCCCACACCACAAGGATGGGTGTAGCAGATCGGGAGAGGCACCCGGGTAGAGTGCAGACGATGGGGAGGCGGGGGGCTGAAGAAAAGATGGGAACTGAAATCATTTCAAAATTAATTACATGAGACTAAGAGAAACTAAAAAAACTGCAACGTATACGAGTTATTCTACCTTCAGTTCAATCTACTATTCAGGACTTTGCTAAAGTGCCTGATGTGCTAAGATATGGAGCAATAAAAAAGAATGTGGCTTTTCAGCCATCTCTTACGTAATTATTTTTCCTGTCAATGTCCTTTTTGAGGGGTTGAGAATCAGAAATAAAAAACTATCGATTCTTGTGCCTGTTCGAATTAGGACTCTTTCTGGAGATGCGTTTATTGTTATGCTTAAATCCAACTTGCACCGACCTTTTCATTTCAGCTTTTTCCAGAGCAGGCAGCTTTTCTTTCCTTATCACGACATCATTAAATTTCAATACATTTTTAAAATTATCATTGTCCTTCCTGGAAACGATATTTATTGCCTTGCCTTCTTTTCCAGCTCTTGCAGTTCTTCCGATCCTGTGGATATACTGTTTGCTCTCCCTGGGAATATCGTAATTGTAAACATGAGAAACACCATTAATGTCAAGCCCCCTCGCAGCTACATCTGTGCATACAAGAACATCAGCCCTCCCTTCATGGAATTGCTTCATAACATTGTTCCGCTGGTTCTGGGTTAATCCGCCATGAATTGCCCGGGCTTTCACGCCTGAAGATTTCAGGTTCTTGGCGATCGTATCAGTATATCTTTTTGTATTACAGAAAACCATTATCAATTCTGAGTTTTCATTATTCAGTAGATGCAAGAGCAAAGAAAATTTCATATTATCCTGAACTCTATAATAAATCTGGTCCAATAGTGTTGCATCGATATAAGACTCAACTTGTACATGGATCGGTTCATCCATATATTTCCTGCCAAGTTTGGCAATATCTTTTGAGATCGTTGCTGAGAATAAAAGGGTCTGTCGGTCTACTGAACATTTATTTACAATTTGAACTACATCCTCCTTAAATCCCATATCTAACATCCGGTCGGCTTCATCAAGCACCAGTGTTTCT
This window encodes:
- a CDS encoding metallophosphoesterase, translating into MTRIVHLSDLHISSAHFLSDVAESVVQGVNEISPDILVITGDLTQNGSFQEYMEAKEWIDRIDCRNKVVVPGNHDSRNVGYLLFEDIFRTRSPCCSLDGVTVVGVDSSQPDIDDGHIGREMYGWIAKRFNSNSDFNSTYLRILALHHHLIPVPMTGREEEIPVDSGDVLELLDRCGVDIVLCGHRHVPWVWKLNDMFVVNAGTACSNKIKARTTQCYNLIEIENAGDTGRCIRIYQVIPAGERKLIVDSIIENNKTGNII
- a CDS encoding DEAD/DEAH box helicase; translation: MDKFKNLGISVPLLKSIRYEHFDNPTEIQEKTIPLILAGKDIIAGSATGSGKTLAFACGILQNAEKGKGIQALILTPTRELAEQVAGALTKFSMFSPLKIMAIYGGVGISQQIRGLKTADVVVGTPGRILDHINRKTIKFDRVETLVLDEADRMLDMGFKEDVVQIVNKCSVDRQTLLFSATISKDIAKLGRKYMDEPIHVQVESYIDATLLDQIYYRVQDNMKFSLLLHLLNNENSELIMVFCNTKRYTDTIAKNLKSSGVKARAIHGGLTQNQRNNVMKQFHEGRADVLVCTDVAARGLDINGVSHVYNYDIPRESKQYIHRIGRTARAGKEGKAINIVSRKDNDNFKNVLKFNDVVIRKEKLPALEKAEMKRSVQVGFKHNNKRISRKSPNSNRHKNR
- a CDS encoding phosphate ABC transporter substrate-binding protein; this translates as MKKIMLIKSFVQKNKLLLMLAVISMSLLVSGCTDNTNKTVGTDDTHTDNTLADVKLQIAGSTTVLPVAEECARAFMEKHPGSRIFVSGGGSSHGVKAVADGTVDIGTASRDLKSSEIDSHPDLVAHGVAKDGVAVIVHPSNLVTDLTMEQLQGIYTGTITNWKEVGGTDSGIMVVTREEGSGTRDCFEQAVIKPIKAEITDHGIIQDSNGKTRATVAGSAQAIGFISLGYVNSDVSALRLDGIEPTVESVVDGSYAISRTLWMISNGNPDSSEKAFLDFVLGDEGQRIVEDVHFIPVN
- the phnD gene encoding phosphonate ABC transporter substrate-binding protein, with the protein product MNRNLLRQFGIGTVLAVLIVFCVLSSGCLDPETKTSEGSILRIGLIPTEDQLDMLKKFEPVSTYLETELGMEVETFIATDYSSVIEAMRSDKIDVAFFGPFSYVLAAEQAGAEAIVTGGTKTGEVATYQSCIITHPDSGINSIDDLKNNTSDITFSFVDPASTSGNLIPRGYLLSVGIDPDTDFKACMFAGGHDASGLAVKSKNVDAGAMYDIGYNRLIDSGAITPDEVIVIWKSDPIPKSPVAVRNDLDPELKKKIQQAFIDMPVKDPEAMKTFESKWEKNEMYVAIDDSTYEYVRGIGRSLGYI